The Centroberyx gerrardi isolate f3 chromosome 8, fCenGer3.hap1.cur.20231027, whole genome shotgun sequence genomic sequence GGTTACGGCTGTGTTTGTCCCAGAGGCTACCGGTCCCAGGGAGTAGGCCTCCCCTGTCTGGGTAGGACACCCGTCTGTCTCATAATACACTGTACTGCACCTATGAAATTCAAATTCGCCACACATGGGAAAGGAAAATTACAGTTCGAGTCTCGTTTTGCCTTCCAGACATCGATGAGTGCCTTCAGACGCCGAGCCCTTGTGCCCACCAGTGCCGCAACGTGCCCGGCAGCTTTAGGTGCATGTGCCCCCCCGGGACTGTGCTGCTCGGGGACGGGCGCTCTTGTGCCGGATTAGAGAGAGGCCAGACCTTCAGCAATGGGACCCGCGTCAGAGGCAGACTCCGCCCACAACTGGTGTCGTCTCTAGGCAGGCCCATCCTGTCCCGTACCCACGGAGTGTCCCGCATCACCAGGCAGAGCTGTCCTGTGGGATACACTAACAGGGACGGCACGTGTGTTGGTGAGTGCTTATCAAAACTTATCCAGTCTCTCTTTTAACATTACAAGGCTATTATTTCTTATCAGGTTATGGTCTGTTGACAGCGGAGATAGCTAAATATGTAAAAGTCAGACACGGCTGACATGAATAACAAATAAAGTCTCATTTTTTACTGTATAACTGGTTCACCAACAATCTAAAACTATGTGATTTAGGTGGGAAGCTATGAACCGGGGATGAGTTTTCACCCCgctcttttttttcactcatcCACGCTTCTCTGTGTGCATCTAGAATGCAAATCAAATACCCGGTTGTTTCCTTGAGTGTCTCGCTTACCTCCTCATGCTGTTGTTCTCTAAACAGATGTGGACGAGTGTCTGCTGAGAAAGCCATGCCAACATGAGTGCCGAAACACCATTGGCAGTTTCCAGTGCCTCTGTCCCCCGGGTTACCAGCTCTTACCCAATGGCAGGAGCTGTAAAGGTAAGAATATCACTAGACTGTATTTTAATTGTTTCATCCTCCCTTTACATTGTTACAGCTAAGACATCCtaccctctccctctgcctctagACATAGATGAGTGTGCAGTACAAGGCATCCAGTGTGGACACAACCAGATGTGCTTTAATACCCGCGGGGGATACCAGTGCCTGGATACACCCTGCCCTGCATCCTATCAGAGGGGAGGAAGCCCAGGGTAAATTGCTTGGCTTAAAAGTACTGTACAGTGATTTTTAAAGAAGGAAAAGATGCATAGGATGTAGCTGCATGCTCCTGTAGTGCTGCAGTATTCATGATGTGTGGGTGACACTGCGGTTTCCTGTCAACCTTTAACAGGACGTGCTATCGGCCCTGCTCTCTGGACTGCACCGCAGGAGGCTCTCCGCTGCTCCTGCAGTACAAGCTGCTCACTCTCCCCTTCGGCATTCCAGCCAATCACAACGTGGTACGACTGTCGGCGTTCTCCGAGTCAGGGGTCCTGCAGGAACGCACGTCCTTCACCATCCTCGAGCAGGAaggggagagcggggtgatGGGCCAGGTGTTTGGCATCAGGGACGAGGCGGGCAGGGGCATCATCTTCACCCTGCGGGCCCTGGACAGATCGGGACTGGTGCGGCTCAAGGTGCAGGCCACCACCCTGTCGGTGCAGGGCCGCATCACCTACCAGAGCATCTTCATCATCTACATCTCCATCTCCACATACCCCTACTGAGCCCATATGCTGTTTTACAGCTGACTCTGCCCCTTACTGGCCTCTGGACGCCTCTCGCCCACCAAGGCAATTCCCCAACGCCTGGACGCCTGGGAAACAATAGGCCATGCCAAGACGCTCTAATAAATCACAAGATAAGGCAAATCGTCATTTTTCAATGGATTTCATGGAGATGTGCACCCTGAACTGTGACTGAAATGAAGTTGTGGGAACAgttttgtaaaagaaaagaCCGTATTCTTAAAAAAGAGAATATTGCCTTTAACAGGTTTGGTTGAATTAATTTCACAGCAGAGCCTCATCTATCTGAGacatctgaactgaactgattaaCCAAACAGAACAACATTTGAGTTGTGTTCATTTCCAGAACACTGCTCATCTTTGAAATCAGTATTTGTCAAATACAGAGGATGCAGTATGTCAGCCAAGCACTGAACTTATTTACTAGCCTTCAAAAAGTACCATAACTTGCTTTAATGTTTTGctatttatcattttgtaagagtggcTGTCAACATTTTCAAATGGCGGATTTCTCAGACAGATTTCCTCATATATGAAAGTCCATAGTTGGAAATTCTCTGTATTTTCACATGCAATTAGAATACTTCCAAGTGCAAATTAAATCATACAATGTTTTGACATACATGTGCAGCATATGTGTTTTCCCCcagtattttaatttatttaagtCATCTAGACATTTCATCGATTCAAACAACCTCCAGTCACAGAGGGTTTGAATTAATGAGGTTCTGCTGTCATTGCAACGAGAAACCTGCGATGATTTCACTTTGTAACAGTGGCTTGCAGCTATTTATGTTGTGAAAACATAACAGGCGTGATAGTgtttcatctatctatctaaagtgtttttgtattcttttcttttaaatattttttatcatGTGAAAAAAATTGAAAGGTGCTATTCTGAATGTACTTGTGTCTTTGAGTTGATGCCACTGGCTTCACTGAAGCAGTGATGCAACTGCTGGTGTTACGAGAAACAACTTTAACCGCCAACTCAGCCCAGTTTCAGTGAAGCAGAGTTTGATTGCACTTATTTGACTCTGCAGTGTGGCATTGGCCTTAAGTGGCTGGAGCAGACAAAATGCCCTGTCTTTCCTGAATTCATTACTTTATTCACAACATTCTAGTGTTCTCATTTCACCGTTTGGAATATCCGATATACAGCAAAGTAAATCAACTTCTAACTTTTTATCTCTAACTGAAACAGGAAGTGTAGATACTTCACAGGATGTAATTCTGTGAAAACCACAGAAGACCCACAAAAACTGCAGAAATGTTTGCTCTATTCTTGTACATATAATGAAACGGTTCAGTGTTGCTGAGAATGGATGTACTGTCTAATCTATCTAGAAATAAAACGGACAACAAACACActggcttgtttttttgttgtgtaaGTTATAGGCCTATCATAATCCTAATTTATCTTGATTGTGCCCTGATGCAGAACCTGCCGCAGTATTTCacaaacaacattttcacaattgtgttttctgtgcagCTGACAAACAATATTACTGCAACCATTTATTATAAACCCACGAGGGAGCATACAAAACTACCAGTTCTGGCACAGCAATCTGGACTCAACATTAATATGCGAGACATTTTCTGAACACTAATCCTAAAATCATTTGCAGAGCAGCTGCATTTCTAATAGTGAAAATATTAGATACATAAGTATAATATTTGTTGATCTTCACTGTTGCTTGCATAAATAATCTTTTAGGTCATTCTTACCCCAGCTTACTTTGactgattattattttatcaaCTTACAGGAAACCTAAAATAGTCTCTTTCTTGTTCTGTTGTGATTCTCATCTTGTGGCTCCAcatacttatttttatttatttatttaaaagggaCAATGTACAGTTCAAACATAAATGTCACCATTTGATGCACCGTACCAGATTATAGCTGCAAGCTAATTCGCATCTGTAGTCCCTTGGCAGGTCAAAGCAAAGAAacagcacaataacaaacagtacagagtaaaaacaacatacaaagTTATACAAAAAAgaacacacaagacacaaaatacaaaactacacACAAAAGCGCATCACAAATGTATGCTTGTCAAAAAAAACGCAAGTCATGAAGACCATAAGATAGAATAGTACAGAGCTGAGCAGCTTTTAACAGACTTTTTAAGTTGGTTTTGAAAGTGCTGATagagctgcagctcctcacACCGTCAGGCAGGGTGTTCCGCTTTGTGGCTTTTACAGAGAAAGCTGATTGCCCAAATGCAGTGTGGCAAAATGGTATGGTACAATCTAAGAGTTTTTTCCTCTTAGATGTATCCTCCCAGTTCACATTGAAATCACCCATAAGTAATAATTCTTTGTTGAGATTGCACTCTTTCAAGACTTCTGTGAGTTGATTATAGGAAGTGTCATCTGCAGAAGGGGGCCTATAGACACCTATGCTGTTAAAAGACATTTGTTGTGACAAGATCATTTTTATCCCAACGTATTCTAACGTGTTACCCGCATTGTAAACCACATGTTCACATTTCATACTGTTTACCATCTTAGATTTTAGATGTGCTGGGTGAACAGTAACAACTATGTAGGCCTACAGTGGATAGTCAGCCGCAACAGCAACAAATATGTCATGTTgcatttttgttatattttatttattttcttcagtATTGGTCCAGTTCTTTTAATTCAGTCATTTCAAAAACTGTTTACCATTGCAGAGATAGTGCTGGAAAACTACTTCCATATGTattattcacattcacatctgtCTTCATATTCTTTATATTATCTTTCTTCTTATTCGTCCTccttctactgctgctactatcaccagtacttttactcctacttttacttttactgcagcAATACAGTAAAATAGGGTCTCTTGAACTTACTGAATACAAATGAACTGACAAAAAGTTTCAGATAGAAAGTAGCTTTAAGATTCTAGAAAAAACATTCACAGTACATgtagacatacagacagatgcTATAAACATGACACTTTTGGAGGTCATTTTTTGCACATTGGAGTTATAAAAACAGCTTAGGACGACGTAAAAAGAAACATGTTAAGACATCAATAATCCTGCTTTTCGTAAAACATCGTCAACCTTCGAAACCAGGTCAAAGTCCCAGAGCCTCTTGTCCACATGCAGCTGATCTTTAGTGAGGCTCCCCTGTAAAGGCACTCTGACATGCACGATCCTACACAGAGCAGGATCCACAGTGACGGTCCACGCCCATGTCTTCAGGACGCTGTGGACCGACGTCTGCTCTACCTCTCTAGGGTTGATGATCAGCTTGGAAGGGTTGAAGACACCTTCCTTTAACGGTTCTCTGTATATGTGCTCCAGGATGTTTATCCCCGGGATGCTTTGCCACTGCGCCAGCTTGAATCTGCCGCTGTCATCAAACTGGGTTTTGGGGAAGATATGGTTCGTGACGACAAAGATGGCAACTCCAGGGTGCCCCTGCTCCAGATTTTCCATCATTAGCTGCAGATTGACATGTTTGTAAGGCATGATGATTTCGTCTATGTCATTAAGCAGCAAATACTTAGACCGGTACATGTTTCTATAGATGCATTCGTTCAGAGTGACAAGCTGCCCGTAGTAATGGAGATCCCCTGGATGTTCTGGGAAATTCCAGCCTTTAGACGGGTTGAGGAAGTGGTCGATGGGCCACTGAACTATCTCCAGTATGCCCTCGTCCTTGTAGTTCAGCAGCACACGCTCCAGCTCTGGACCGCAGCTGGTGTTGTAGATCACCACTCTCTGCACACCCAGCAGCTTGTACATCTCCATGGTTTGGACAAACTGAAGCACATTGTTGTACCCGCCAAACAGGTTAGAGACGCATACAGTGAAGGTGTAAGGGAACGATGCCGCACTCTCTTTGTTTCGGATGGGGAGGAAGCTCTGGTGCTGGTTTTCCAAGATGTCAGCGTGTGTCGAGATAGTGACATGCGTGGCGTTCCTCAGAGGCTGACTCCTGCACAGCACATCTGTGGTCGCAAACGGGTATCCAAAATGATCACTGTGCATATCAATATGTGCCAGATATCCTTTGGAGCAGCTATGATGACAACAGAAAATGCAGTAAAGTGGTTGGAGTTGATCTCTCTTCATTATGCCAATGATCCGAGTTATGCCTTTAAACCTGTGGTCTTTGTAGGCAGAAACCATCAAATGATTGGTATTTATAATTGGTGTTATGGTTTGCTCGCTTAAAAGTGCTGAGCATGGTGTTATGGAGGTGTCTAGAGATGGCCATGTAATGTATATGGATGAAGCAACGGTAAGTGTCAGTGCAAGAAATGCCCATTTCCACTTCTTCTTCATTTGAATCCAACTCAAGTGATTCAACACCTACGTAAtcatggaaaaaaagagaaactgaatTAGATTCCAGTGTTTGTTGTGACCATGGGCATAGGAAGCAGTTGGCCATTAGGGGGGACAAATTTGACTACTGGGGTCCGGGGGCATGCTCCACAGGaggaacatttttcaaaaaacagCTCTGCAATACTGATTTCTAGTAACTTTTAAAAAGGctatctgaaaataaagaaagaatgactcAGGTGTATGTGTTGGTTACAGCAGGCTTTCAGCCAATCTATCTAGTTTCGCCTGTttctcattaataataatacaataacaataataataatttccgtcttggaattacagtgttttatgtagttgtatttTCCTTCCAACTAACTGCACTGATATTATCTGGTTTCTAGTCATTTAGTTTTTGCGGTGCACTGGTCCTTTTAAAGAGCcgagtgtgttttttctccaagccCTGCTACAACACTGGCTGGCTTTAGCTTGAAAAGATGTTAATTATAAAGTACATATAAAAAGTCAGCACAGTACCTGTTCCATTACGGTAGGATAATGAGCCATGCAAAGAAACGTTTCAGACAATATGCAAGCCATCCAATATGGTGAAgaattaagtttaagtttagctgcaaaacaactaggcctaacctaccttgccattttaaaaatcagcacagacaaaaatatagtgctgtaataatatcagagaaagattacatacttacaagcatacaggACACTGAGGCAAATAGACAAAGTATTGTCTTTACATAACTGACGGACAGATGTCTGCTTTTTGGAAGCAGTGGCAACAAAGCTATTGACCTTTTGCTGTTGACAGTCATATAGCTTTATAtaactttttacacatttattcctccttggcgcaatatcatacctttcatttgctgcacatcctcttttttcttttctctctctatcggcacctgaccagtagtgtgGATTGGACATCTTGCcgtttgattaccatgaatttcttcatcatgattgacactttaacggccctgtgctcgctgactgctctgctccatcagatcaagtaaagaggcatcactctgctcataatataaatgtaggctatttattttttctacacagttaATATCATTCCATTTCGTTTTGCCCACAGAGGcctgcatcagaatgtaagccattatattctttacaatctgcATTTGCGGGCCAAAACGTCAGTGAAAtgattttaatattgcagagcagaacacgtaattacaagatatttaatttagggccagagtgacacctcttcacatgatctatgcagctttgtttttggctgcagtTTGGAGCGCTGCCTTGGCTGCTGTCTGCTCCTCACCGATAAGAAGCCCTATCAAGTCTATTTCTTGTGGCGCACTTTTTTCTTATGGAGATACTTCATTCAACTTCATTCCACATTGCACGAAGTCAAAGGCttctcaaaataaaagtcccgcGGTTGATTTTTCAATGCGGAGGCAAACTAACACAATGTCGTGGTTTATTTTTTGAGGGGGACATTTTAATCATATTTTAATATTGGAGAGGACATGTCCCCCCTGTCCCCCGTGCTTCCTACGCCCATGGTTGTGACTAATTTCAATAACTCTTAATATTAAGCTGACTTTACACAGTGAGGCAGAAGCAAAATCTCTCCTACAAGCCATCCAAGGGTCATCTAAGGTAATTTAGATTCATTATGCAACTGCATTGCACAATAACCgcaactgtaaaaaaaaaaaaaaaaagtggggtTTTTTCAAAACAGCACCCATccagtttggtttgtttttttgaataGTGCATCAGTTGTCTTGGCTCCAGAGTCACCACATCAGTCTTTTGTTCCACTTCAGTATTGTGTGTAAGCTTATCCTCTTTATACAACACCTATCAAACTCTGTACTGCACTGACTTGAGACTGATTTCTTTGTCAAATCATTAATATCAATGTCTGGATATGGTTAATCTTTAGAAAGCACTCATTTTATGTTTAGTTAGACACCTTCAATTAATCTCTGAGAGATATTTTAAGacatattttattatgttgAAGCATTTCTGACTAAACTGGCCCTTAAATATAGACAGCATTTACACTAATATATTCTGACATGAATACATCAGAGCCTGAGAGGTGCAGCCATCTCGGATTCTCTTAGAATGTGCTCTTAGATTCTCAACAATATTAGCCATGTCATTATATTGTCCACAGCCGTTATGCCAATACAATATAATCAACAATGCTATAGAGACAGCTTAAATATTGTACTCACCTTCATTGATCCTGTCCTAATGTATTTGCAGAGCAGAGAAGGAACGTGTTTGCCCTACAGTTGCGAAAGTGAAACAGCTCAAGATGTGCCCTTGTGTTGAAACATTGATTTCTTCGTATTTATCCAACACCTCAGAAAGGCTCTCCGTGTCATAGCATGCCATGACATGGCCAAATATCCATCTGATTATTCTTAGAAACTGTTGAAAAGGTTCTTACATGCAATGCATATAAATTACTGTCTAGTCCATACACATATGTGTATGGACTAGACAGATgtgtgatgatttttttttttttccttttccctttaCCCTTCGAGAGGTCCTTTTGTCCTCTTGCTAggccgtcattgtaaataagaatttgttcttaattgacctgcctggttaaataaaggttaaataaaaaaataaaaaaataaaaaaataaaaagatgtggGTCTCTCACTCATTGCCATTTCAGTCCAGTTCACAGGCCATGTTTAGCTAATGGCTCACCTCCCAGTGCACTTTCCAGTGAGTGCTGTATCAAAACAAATTTGAATAGCAATGACTGAGCATATGTGTATTCAAACTAGGATGAAAAGATTCTGCCTGGCCAGCATTTGCAATGCGATTGATAGTAAACTTGAGGATCAGCCAAGAGCACGGCGAGAGGGCTTTTGTCTCTTTAACGCTGTCATTtagagcagcggttctcaacgtggggtccggggaccaccaggggtccttgagagggttccagggggtccccagcaaattgataaattgttaacttcattatttcatttacaataagttaacacaaatagtgaatgtagaagaatgactattttgatcatagtttcactctTATcttacctacaatacagatagtcatggaattctggacaaaatcatatctaacaataaaaatattttcagatttgggacagaaagacaaaatctcatcaaatgggggtccgcggccctaatgtggactaaattaggggtccttgatatgaaaaaggttgagaatcactaaTTTAGAGGAACTACACCATGCTGTTTGGGGCATCAGATGAGAGTAAACCATATTCTCATCTGTTCCCTCAACCCAAATGTCCTTTGTAGTGGAGTTATTAAATGTTACACAGGTGGTGGGCAGTGGGACAAAATCAAGAGATTGGACATACATTGTTAAGatatctaaaaaaacaaaacaaacaaacaccttTGCTTCTTAGATCTTATGTCATCATAAGTCCTCAAATTCAGTCACTGGGCTGCCAGATCTCTTTCTGTCGCACTGCAGTCAATTACCAGAGAGATAGTTTTATTTTTACCCTAAAGGAACAACAAAAATGAGCAGTGTTGTGACCAGAAGCATGAGCTGTTGAGGCCTGAGAGGAGACTGCCCTCTTGTGTTATAAACTGCCTGATTTTTaaatcaagtgtttttaaaCTGGCCACTAGGTGGACAGCATCTATGTTGCTTTGTCCATGAGGAGAAGCTTTCCCAACTTCAAAATGGACCAACTGCTGATAGCCAAGTGACACAACACCATCACACTTGGCTTTCATGCctgtcatacagtatgttgtgctGTCGCTTGCAACAACTGTGTCAGAATGGAGGGGGAGAAACGTCATCATTTCCCCACTCAGAGAGACATGACCGTTGGCTAGCAGCTATTAGGAGAGATCAGTGGCtttcataaggcattataaccATTATTATTACAGTTGTCAACGCTGACTCATCTTCCTTGGCTAGGTTTTAACGTGTGACTAATCACAGGCCCGTGTCATAACACAATGTTGCACCACATAAATCCAGAATCATAATCAATAATTAATATGGGGTGACAGTCATATTTTGGTCTGTGGTGTTATAATAATGTTCTTGGCTGCCAGTTAATTAGTGTCATAaggttctttctttctttcttcctttctttctttccttctaaATGGAAttgagagtgtgtttgttgacacttgttttttattttattttatttcatggtaTTGGTGTCAGATTGATGTATAATTGACCATGAAACATTACTAAAGTTATCTGCTATTTTGatacctttatttacaaaatggtGACACTTTAAGTGATGTTATCATCTGCATCTTTTTAATATTGACCAGTGAAAATcagataaaatattttttttccccaaaaatggatatatagggTTCTGGAAATCACTCTTCAAATGTTCACCGTCATCTGGTTCTGTGTCAGACTGACTGGGCCCTTCATCTCCATACGTGTACCCTATGTTTTCCATGTGAGTACCAAACACAAGGAGGAGCCGCTTCCTCCAAACTGTGTTTCTAAACAAACAGCCATAAAGCCTAATCTATTTTAACTATGGTGCATGTGAACCTAATTAAAACAATATGTGCTGTCTGGTCTTTAATATCTCTGAACCATGAGCAACTAAAGGAACAGTATCATTAGGATTTTAACAGTAACATCTAAATGGCAAGTAATGGTAGAAAGCaattaaaaacagcaacaaaaagaaATGAGCATTACTTTCTGAGAAAAACAGCATGACCGCACATCAAGTAAGTTAGAAAGTAACTGAAATCTAGTCATTCATGAAGGTTTCATAAAGGTTCAGAAATTCCCTGTAACACATCTAATAGACTGTAAGGCAGACTGGAGGCCTTTTTCCCCTTCACTATAAAACAAAGTATTAGTGGAAATGAATGCTTAGGGCTCCCAGTCCCATCTCCCCTACTGCTTTACACAGTCAGGATGTCAGGAGAAATGGGGACTCGCTGTGCTCCACTCGCTAATGAGCACAACACTGGAGCCTATTAGTAGGTATAAGCAACGGAGCTCTGACCATAACCATTACCAAATTAAACCTGCAAACAAAAGAATTCTTCCAGTCAAAGTCTTGTCTGACATTTCCCAGCATCCAAGATTCTGCCTGGAATCTAATGTCACTTTAAGCACCGCCTGGCTGTACCTGCCTCCACTGTCCAAGTAACAGGCAGAGCTGAAGATTTGCAAATTTATACCACCTCTAACACAACCCAAAAGtcagataaaaacattttttgcgTTTACCCAAGAAATTGGATCGAATGTCCCAGTACATTTTTCTCTGACACTGCGCAAAGAGGTGTTATTGAAAGGAATAACGCGAGCGCTTTTTCAGCTGGAATCCAAACCAGTAATGCACATGAGTAATGCCCCAGCTTCAGACTGTCATAACTCTCCTGTCTGCAGCTAAGTGTGGGGAGATTGAGTAATACTGTGATGTGGTGACAGAGAACCAGTGGTGGAACTGTGGTGGGGGATGTGAGCATGGTGTCAAGTCTCCATGAGTAATGCCCTAAGTAGAATTTGGGATGTTGCATAAAACACTGAGTATACCTGTGGAGTGCTTAAATCAGTGTATTTCTTTGTCAGAGTGATGGAAGTTTAGCTGGCTTGTGTCAAGTTTGGACTAGGTTCTCCAATTTACAGTCAATAATTGAATTACCAAAGTGACTTCTGAGTCCTGGTTAAAACAGTGGTGAGATTGGCTGTCCCATAATGGAAcgatcacaggttcaatccctccCTGTGTCCTTGCTCAAACCGCCGAGCCCCTACCTCCTCGCTGACTGTAAGTCACACTGGATAAGCGTCTGCTAAATaccaaaaatgcaaatgtaatcaAGCCTCACACTGCAGCGAGTGTGTATGAATATAAAGATGGTGGAAACATGTTTTTAAAACCATTAATAGGATTTGCTAGCACGCATATTGTCAGCACTGCACTCGAGTGCGGAGACAAATTTATGAAACCGTAGTATATTTTCCAGATGACATATTTAGTTTCCCCCGTCCTTTGACTATACTGCCAGTAAATGTGATAATCAACATATGCAGCATGGTCTTACCCAGAGCATTACCCTATCCCCTGCTGGCAATTACTTGTACATAGATGAAAAGGATGACATGGTAATATTTACTTGCCACCATGGCAACAGtgaaatatatatgtaaaaaaaaatctgaagtaggccactgaaaaaaaaaaaaaacctgaacgTGAAATACTGCAGATACAGCACACGtactgtaatttggagatgcaTATTACAAAGCTAGGTTTTTGTTTCAATTTAATCTTCTATTTCTGTTCTGCCTGGATAATGTAAGAGTAAGCTACTTAAAGTGGCATTTTCTCTTTTTGGCATGCATACCGCCATTATGAGTTGAAGTTGATGAAGAGTCGACCATCAGTATTGGCTGCTCTGGGGTGTCTGTAGTATCGTCTTtcactttccattttaaaataGGGTTCAAAAAGTGCTAGCACGTTAACAAATAATATATGAGATATGACATAtacatttgttttctgtgttgcaCTGTGTTGTATTTGTGTTGCATTTGTTTCCACGTTGACCTTTCAAGAGGGAATTTTGCACCTTTTGCAGCTATCAGTAATGAAAAAAGCCTGAACATTGGTCCAGGCTTTGGATTTCTGGGGCAGTAGTGTCAGAGGTTGGCTGCTCATGAGCTCATATCAAGgtatgcatttaaaaaaaaaaaagccctacGTGAAATACTGCTTAAAGGCAGAGGGAGCATTCCCCTAAAGACTGCAAACAACCTCTCAGTGGGGCAATAAAAAGCAAGCACAATGTGTTCTATATTCCTTGACATCACTCTTTTCACCTCGCTTGAGGATATTTCCTGCAAACGTAAGGGAACAGCTTGCCAAAAACATCAATGAGTTTTGGGTCAGTGTTTACCTTTTACAGCCCTGTATAAGACTTCATATGGCCGCCTGTAGAATATGTAGCCAATGATATCATCACTGACTGTTGCTGGGAAAGTCTCGCTCTGCCAACCACCCACCATGCTCCCGCCTCTTTTCATTCCCTCATTGTAGTCTTGTCCCAGGAAATGCGAAGAGAGACACCAGCTTGTCGATCGCTTCACGTGTTCTAAGCATGTCGGCTGC encodes the following:
- the LOC139933694 gene encoding uncharacterized protein LOC139933694 isoform X1, encoding MKVLNHLSWIQMKKKWKWAFLALTLTVASSIYITWPSLDTSITPCSALLSEQTITPIINTNHLMVSAYKDHRFKGITRIIGIMKRDQLQPLYCIFCCHHSCSKGYLAHIDMHSDHFGYPFATTDVLCRSQPLRNATHVTISTHADILENQHQSFLPIRNKESAASFPYTFTVCVSNLFGGYNNVLQFVQTMEMYKLLGVQRVVIYNTSCGPELERVLLNYKDEGILEIVQWPIDHFLNPSKGWNFPEHPGDLHYYGQLVTLNECIYRNMYRSKYLLLNDIDEIIMPYKHVNLQLMMENLEQGHPGVAIFVVTNHIFPKTQFDDSGRFKLAQWQSIPGINILEHIYREPLKEGVFNPSKLIINPREVEQTSVHSVLKTWAWTVTVDPALCRIVHVRVPLQGSLTKDQLHVDKRLWDFDLVSKVDDVLRKAGLLMS
- the LOC139933694 gene encoding uncharacterized protein LOC139933694 isoform X2 — its product is MKKKWKWAFLALTLTVASSIYITWPSLDTSITPCSALLSEQTITPIINTNHLMVSAYKDHRFKGITRIIGIMKRDQLQPLYCIFCCHHSCSKGYLAHIDMHSDHFGYPFATTDVLCRSQPLRNATHVTISTHADILENQHQSFLPIRNKESAASFPYTFTVCVSNLFGGYNNVLQFVQTMEMYKLLGVQRVVIYNTSCGPELERVLLNYKDEGILEIVQWPIDHFLNPSKGWNFPEHPGDLHYYGQLVTLNECIYRNMYRSKYLLLNDIDEIIMPYKHVNLQLMMENLEQGHPGVAIFVVTNHIFPKTQFDDSGRFKLAQWQSIPGINILEHIYREPLKEGVFNPSKLIINPREVEQTSVHSVLKTWAWTVTVDPALCRIVHVRVPLQGSLTKDQLHVDKRLWDFDLVSKVDDVLRKAGLLMS